In Acaryochloris marina S15, a single genomic region encodes these proteins:
- a CDS encoding SRPBCC family protein, with amino-acid sequence MADTTTFEQSVYIDAPIAIVDQTITDQELMHRWLNPLLKCEPVGEWSSQLDSQTRFMIRIPLLNPTLQSRVIERQEGLVVWAFDGFFQGRDRWQCQPEIGGTRLINRFEFRMENPIVAFGFQTFAAKLTRRDMQSQLQRLKQVAEQYYVQSESS; translated from the coding sequence ATGGCAGACACAACCACATTTGAACAATCTGTCTACATCGATGCCCCGATTGCCATCGTCGATCAAACGATTACCGACCAAGAGCTGATGCATCGTTGGCTCAACCCCCTTCTAAAGTGTGAACCGGTAGGGGAATGGAGTTCACAGCTAGATAGCCAAACCCGCTTTATGATTCGCATCCCGCTGCTCAATCCTACATTACAGAGTCGTGTGATTGAACGGCAGGAGGGGCTTGTGGTTTGGGCTTTTGACGGTTTTTTCCAAGGACGGGATCGCTGGCAATGCCAACCCGAGATTGGGGGCACTCGTTTGATTAATCGGTTTGAGTTTCGGATGGAGAATCCGATTGTTGCCTTCGGTTTTCAGACCTTTGCGGCGAAACTGACTCGTCGAGACATGCAGAGTCAGTTACAGCGGCTTAAACAGGTAGCAGAGCAGTATTATGTCCAGTCAGAGTCATCGTAA
- a CDS encoding alkaline phosphatase PhoX, producing the protein MNFSRRHFLSIAGASLTGTLISAPLSRLFTRVANGLSIHTEGYGPLIPDPNRLLDLPRGFQYRAFSHTGERMSDGFPVPAKHDGMAAFPGPNNTTILIRNHELSPNQTPSVQGGNAYDSQCTGGTTTLVLNAQRQLIRHYASLTGTYRNCAGGPTPWGSWISCEENTSTPESDPAVSKRHGYNFEVPIQATGPVEPKPLVAMGRFNHEAVAIDPDSNIVYQTEDRGDGLFYRFRPQKPQNLQAGGVLEALKIKGQPQLNTKQDIPVGQPLPVEWVRIENPDPLTDTVRAEGYAKGAALFSRGEGICLGKGEALFCCTSGGVASLGQIWRYTPDADGGTLTLFVEPNNPGVLDYPDNLTMAPFGDLFLCEDGRGEQFIRGINQQGQLYSFARNALNDKELAGACFSTNPLTLFVNIQTPGITFAIWGPFAQA; encoded by the coding sequence TTGAATTTTTCACGACGCCATTTCCTCTCTATTGCGGGAGCAAGCTTAACGGGAACTCTCATCAGTGCTCCCCTATCGCGCCTATTTACCCGAGTAGCAAACGGTTTATCCATTCACACTGAAGGATATGGTCCGCTGATTCCCGACCCCAACAGACTCCTAGATTTACCTCGTGGCTTTCAATATCGAGCGTTTTCCCATACTGGAGAACGGATGAGCGATGGTTTTCCAGTGCCTGCGAAACATGATGGAATGGCAGCCTTTCCTGGCCCCAACAATACGACTATTCTGATTCGTAATCATGAATTAAGTCCGAACCAGACCCCATCTGTACAGGGGGGCAATGCTTATGATTCGCAATGTACTGGAGGGACAACCACCCTGGTGCTGAATGCCCAGCGTCAGTTAATCCGGCACTATGCCTCTCTGACCGGTACCTATCGCAACTGTGCCGGTGGACCCACCCCTTGGGGATCGTGGATTAGTTGCGAAGAGAATACGTCCACGCCAGAGAGCGACCCGGCGGTTAGCAAGCGGCATGGCTATAACTTCGAAGTGCCGATTCAAGCCACGGGACCAGTTGAACCCAAACCACTAGTGGCAATGGGGCGCTTTAATCATGAAGCGGTTGCCATCGACCCTGATAGCAATATTGTCTACCAAACAGAAGATCGTGGAGATGGGCTGTTCTATCGTTTCCGTCCCCAGAAACCGCAAAATTTGCAGGCTGGGGGAGTGCTCGAAGCTTTGAAAATTAAAGGGCAACCTCAACTCAATACCAAACAGGATATTCCTGTTGGTCAACCGCTGCCTGTGGAATGGGTGCGAATTGAAAATCCTGATCCATTAACCGATACCGTGCGAGCGGAGGGATATGCCAAAGGTGCTGCTCTGTTTAGCCGTGGGGAAGGCATTTGTCTGGGTAAAGGCGAGGCGTTGTTCTGTTGTACGAGCGGGGGTGTTGCTAGCCTCGGCCAAATCTGGCGGTATACCCCAGATGCCGACGGGGGTACCTTGACCTTATTTGTTGAGCCCAATAATCCAGGAGTCTTGGACTATCCTGATAACTTAACGATGGCTCCTTTTGGCGATCTGTTCCTGTGTGAGGATGGGCGAGGTGAACAATTTATTCGAGGTATCAATCAACAGGGACAACTCTATTCATTTGCCCGGAATGCCTTAAATGATAAAGAGCTAGCAGGCGCCTGTTTTTCAACTAATCCCTTGACGCTATTTGTGAATATCCAGACCCCTGGGATAACCTTTGCTATTTGGGGACCTTTTGCTCAGGCTTAG
- a CDS encoding class I SAM-dependent methyltransferase, translating into MDSETNLSSLQLTCPICDQSSVRLFRKNSYWIRECDRCHHQFAEEQPTAKGVSQIYDGQYFQGDGPGYIDYLAEAELLQQLGQYYADRLAYYVLPGTVLDVGAAAGFILKGLMDSGWRGEGLEPNPRIAEFGQQQLGLKMTVGTLENYPTSDRFELVMMVQVIQHFYNLKLALHTASMVTKPGGYWLIETWDRSSLLARMRGQNWHAYTPPSRSHWFSPPELERLVAQYGFREVARGSPSKWMNGQYRKSVLRYQLMDKAWGKAVAQGLNLMPDQMKTPYIGGDIFWGLYQKAV; encoded by the coding sequence ATGGATTCAGAAACCAATCTTTCTTCGCTACAACTGACCTGCCCTATTTGCGACCAAAGCAGTGTGCGCTTATTTCGCAAGAATAGCTATTGGATACGAGAATGCGATCGCTGTCATCACCAATTTGCAGAAGAACAACCCACTGCCAAAGGTGTTAGCCAAATATATGACGGCCAGTATTTTCAGGGGGATGGCCCCGGCTATATCGATTACTTAGCGGAAGCCGAATTATTGCAACAACTCGGCCAATATTACGCAGATAGATTGGCGTATTATGTGTTGCCTGGCACCGTTTTGGATGTGGGGGCTGCTGCTGGCTTTATTCTCAAAGGGCTGATGGATTCGGGATGGCGGGGAGAAGGGCTAGAGCCGAATCCCCGCATTGCTGAATTTGGTCAGCAGCAGTTGGGATTAAAAATGACCGTGGGCACCCTCGAAAACTATCCCACATCCGATCGGTTTGAGCTGGTGATGATGGTGCAAGTGATCCAACATTTCTACAATTTGAAACTAGCGCTGCATACCGCCAGTATGGTGACGAAACCCGGAGGGTATTGGTTGATTGAAACATGGGATCGCTCCAGTCTACTGGCTCGGATGCGAGGCCAAAATTGGCATGCCTATACGCCCCCGAGTCGTTCCCATTGGTTTTCGCCCCCCGAATTAGAACGCCTCGTTGCCCAATATGGGTTTCGGGAAGTGGCGCGGGGCAGCCCTAGCAAGTGGATGAATGGTCAGTATCGGAAATCGGTATTGCGATACCAACTGATGGATAAGGCTTGGGGAAAGGCCGTCGCCCAAGGCTTGAATTTGATGCCTGACCAAATGAAAACCCCCTATATAGGCGGCGATATCTTTTGGGGTCTCTATCAAAAAGCCGTTTAA
- the recA gene encoding recombinase RecA encodes MATDNPTNSEKDKALGVVLNQIERTFGKGSIMRLGDAAQMKVETISSGALTLDLALGGGLPKGRVIEIYGPESSGKTTLALHAIAEVQRSGGIAAFVDAEHALDPTYASALGVDTENLLVAQPDTGESALEIVDQLVRSTAVDIVVIDSVAALVPRAEIEGDMGDSHMGLQARLMSQALRKITGNIGRTGCTVVFLNQLRQKIGVTYGNPEVTTGGNALKFYASVRLDIRRIQTLKKGTEEFGIRAKVKVVKNKVAPPFRIGEFDIIFGQGISTLGCLLDMAEETEILIRKGAWYSYNGENIGQGRDNTVRYMQDNPEFTESLTQQVRAKLDTGAEVSANTVASTKKGKKAKSE; translated from the coding sequence ATGGCCACTGATAATCCCACTAACTCTGAGAAAGACAAAGCCCTAGGCGTTGTGCTGAATCAAATCGAGCGCACCTTTGGTAAGGGATCGATCATGCGCCTGGGAGATGCCGCCCAGATGAAAGTGGAGACGATTTCTAGTGGTGCCTTAACCCTTGATTTAGCTTTAGGCGGCGGCCTGCCCAAAGGCCGGGTGATTGAGATTTATGGCCCTGAAAGTTCCGGTAAAACGACCTTGGCTTTGCATGCGATCGCAGAAGTGCAGCGATCCGGCGGTATTGCCGCGTTCGTCGATGCTGAGCATGCCCTTGATCCCACCTATGCCTCAGCTCTTGGGGTAGATACAGAGAACTTACTCGTCGCCCAACCTGATACTGGAGAATCTGCTTTAGAAATTGTCGATCAGCTGGTTCGCTCTACAGCAGTGGATATTGTCGTCATTGACTCTGTAGCGGCCCTAGTTCCCCGAGCTGAAATTGAGGGGGATATGGGCGATTCCCACATGGGACTGCAGGCCCGCCTGATGAGCCAGGCCCTACGAAAAATTACCGGCAACATTGGTCGTACTGGTTGTACAGTGGTATTTCTCAACCAGCTTCGCCAAAAAATTGGTGTCACCTATGGCAACCCTGAAGTCACCACGGGGGGTAATGCCCTTAAGTTCTATGCTTCCGTACGTCTAGATATTCGCCGCATCCAGACCTTGAAAAAAGGAACAGAAGAGTTTGGGATTCGAGCCAAGGTCAAAGTGGTTAAAAATAAGGTGGCTCCTCCTTTTCGGATTGGAGAGTTTGACATTATTTTTGGTCAAGGCATTTCTACCCTCGGTTGCCTATTAGATATGGCTGAAGAAACTGAGATCCTGATTCGCAAAGGGGCTTGGTATAGCTATAACGGCGAAAATATTGGCCAAGGTCGAGACAATACCGTTCGTTATATGCAAGATAATCCCGAGTTCACAGAATCTCTAACTCAGCAGGTGAGAGCCAAGCTAGATACGGGAGCGGAAGTCTCGGCTAATACCGTCGCTTCCACGAAAAAAGGAAAAAAAGCGAAATCCGAGTAG
- a CDS encoding alkaline phosphatase: protein MFNRRQFLLTAGGAMGWVLWSDQRLPLLAQPKFSAYPFSLGVASGDPESNSVVLWTRLAPNPLSGQPIPAVAIPVQWKIATDAQMTQVIQQGTVQAVPQWGHSVHVVVENLSPGQWYWYQFQAGDEISPIGRTRTMPALESQAKQLKFAYVSCQHYEYGHYTAYQHLAQEELDLVLHLGDYIYEGKSRSGRPRQHVGPNPVDLKSYRWRYALYKSDPHLQAAHAAFPFICIWDDHEVENDYANNESQDFADPAVFRRRRQAAYQAYYEHLPLRPTAQPQGDHLQLYRRFRFGDLAEFHCLDTRQYRDDQACDQNGKGGGQVVFNCAERLDPKRSLLGFEQEDWLLDGLKNSSTGWTVIAQQMLMAELNQGIGPLAGHWTDGWDGYAATRDRIFKGITQYQPKNPVVIGGDIHSFWVTDLKSDFQDSQSPVVATEIVGTSISSRGPNPDLFTLALKVNPHIKFFESRYRGYVVCEVTPEQWTTQLRVVDQVEKPGAPVRTLASFQIKNGQPGAQKIDG from the coding sequence ATGTTCAACCGTAGGCAATTTTTGTTGACTGCTGGTGGTGCCATGGGATGGGTCCTCTGGTCTGACCAACGGCTGCCTCTGCTAGCACAGCCCAAGTTTTCTGCTTATCCCTTTAGCTTAGGGGTGGCTTCGGGTGACCCAGAGTCGAATAGTGTCGTGTTATGGACTCGGCTAGCCCCCAATCCGTTATCTGGGCAACCCATACCTGCCGTTGCAATTCCCGTTCAATGGAAAATTGCGACGGATGCCCAGATGACACAGGTCATTCAACAGGGAACCGTCCAAGCCGTTCCACAGTGGGGGCATTCGGTGCATGTGGTGGTGGAGAATTTATCTCCAGGTCAGTGGTATTGGTATCAGTTCCAAGCAGGAGATGAAATCAGTCCCATTGGTCGGACCCGTACCATGCCAGCCCTAGAGTCTCAGGCCAAACAACTCAAGTTTGCCTACGTTTCTTGTCAGCACTATGAATATGGCCATTACACGGCCTATCAGCACTTGGCCCAAGAGGAGTTGGATTTAGTGCTGCATTTGGGGGACTACATCTATGAAGGGAAGTCACGATCTGGTCGTCCCCGCCAACATGTCGGTCCCAATCCAGTCGATCTCAAGAGCTATCGTTGGCGCTATGCCCTGTACAAAAGTGATCCGCACTTACAAGCGGCCCATGCAGCATTCCCTTTTATCTGCATTTGGGATGATCATGAAGTTGAAAATGATTATGCCAATAATGAGTCTCAGGACTTTGCAGATCCAGCTGTTTTTCGACGTCGTCGGCAAGCAGCATATCAAGCTTATTATGAACATCTACCCTTACGCCCCACCGCCCAACCCCAAGGTGATCACTTACAGCTCTATCGACGCTTTCGCTTTGGTGATTTAGCTGAATTCCACTGCCTAGACACTCGCCAATATCGTGATGATCAAGCCTGTGATCAGAACGGGAAAGGAGGGGGGCAGGTCGTTTTCAATTGTGCCGAGCGCTTGGATCCAAAGCGCTCATTATTAGGATTTGAGCAAGAAGACTGGCTGTTGGATGGGTTAAAAAATTCGTCTACGGGTTGGACAGTCATTGCTCAGCAAATGTTGATGGCTGAATTGAACCAAGGGATAGGCCCACTGGCTGGGCACTGGACCGATGGCTGGGATGGCTATGCTGCCACCCGCGATCGCATCTTCAAGGGCATCACCCAATATCAACCCAAGAACCCTGTGGTCATTGGTGGCGATATCCACTCATTTTGGGTCACCGACTTGAAATCAGATTTTCAAGATTCGCAATCCCCCGTGGTTGCAACGGAGATTGTGGGCACGTCGATCAGCTCCCGTGGCCCCAACCCTGACTTATTTACCTTGGCCTTAAAAGTGAACCCCCACATTAAGTTCTTTGAGAGCCGGTATCGAGGCTATGTAGTGTGTGAGGTAACCCCCGAACAGTGGACCACCCAGTTGCGAGTGGTGGATCAGGTGGAAAAGCCAGGAGCACCCGTGCGCACATTGGCGTCCTTTCAAATCAAGAATGGTCAGCCGGGCGCACAGAAGATTGACGGATAA
- a CDS encoding pentapeptide repeat-containing protein, with product MPNLNECYRTLELRTGASLEEVSQAYKDLVFIWHPDRIPQSRERLQQKAIAKLQDLNEARDYLQSYLQRRQNLRSARRPAQKAAAAGQARAASSPAAAAGQARAASSPAPAKTTRRTAPPRTSQPSQERQSPAAKKFRQRTKATQPPASSVPKAPKAAPAQPKPSQPPAATSSPPDSAAKRAAKRWRTGRGTAPAKTAPAATKSSSRPLTPDHSGVDWQGADLQERDFSGRNLSQANLANTNLKDAFLHKVNLSGANLTNANLTRANLLQANLTQANLRGANLTGADLSGADLRGADFTGASMGIGKKVMVKLTGARLSGAIMPNGTIHT from the coding sequence ATGCCAAACCTCAATGAATGCTATCGCACCTTAGAGTTGAGGACTGGCGCGTCTTTAGAAGAGGTCAGTCAAGCCTATAAAGATTTAGTTTTTATCTGGCATCCTGATCGAATTCCTCAAAGCCGCGAGCGTTTGCAGCAAAAAGCCATCGCTAAGCTTCAAGACCTCAACGAAGCTCGTGACTATCTGCAATCCTATCTACAGCGACGTCAAAATTTGCGTTCAGCCCGTCGTCCTGCCCAGAAAGCGGCTGCAGCAGGCCAGGCTCGAGCAGCGAGTTCACCTGCGGCTGCAGCAGGCCAGGCCCGAGCAGCGAGTTCACCTGCCCCTGCAAAAACGACAAGACGCACGGCGCCACCCCGCACATCCCAACCGTCTCAAGAACGCCAATCTCCAGCGGCCAAAAAGTTTCGGCAGCGAACCAAAGCAACTCAACCCCCCGCAAGTTCTGTTCCTAAAGCTCCAAAGGCTGCTCCGGCACAGCCTAAGCCTTCTCAACCCCCTGCTGCGACTTCTTCTCCTCCCGATTCTGCTGCTAAACGAGCCGCCAAACGATGGCGAACAGGCCGAGGTACAGCTCCTGCCAAAACAGCTCCTGCAGCAACCAAGTCTTCCTCTCGCCCCCTCACTCCAGACCATAGTGGTGTTGATTGGCAGGGTGCTGATTTACAAGAACGGGATTTTTCGGGACGGAATTTGAGTCAGGCCAATTTAGCGAATACCAATCTCAAGGATGCTTTTCTCCATAAGGTGAATTTGTCAGGTGCTAATTTGACGAATGCTAACTTGACCCGAGCGAATCTGCTGCAGGCCAATCTCACCCAGGCAAACTTGCGAGGTGCGAATCTAACGGGGGCGGATTTGAGTGGTGCTGATCTGCGAGGCGCAGATTTTACAGGGGCCAGTATGGGTATTGGCAAAAAGGTGATGGTAAAGCTAACGGGTGCTCGTCTATCTGGAGCGATTATGCCCAACGGTACAATCCATACCTAG
- a CDS encoding oxidoreductase — translation MAFDLENIPSQQGKVAIVTGANTGLGYETVSYLARKKCKVIMACRNADKAAQAKAEIEAKVPVADLEILLIDLSDLSSVRAFAQAFRQQYDRLDLLINNAGIMWPPYSLTVDGFESQMGTNYLGHFLLTALLLDLMPNTPDSRVVSLSSNAHRLGSGEINFGDLQSEQNYSKTGAYSQSKLACLMFGNELQRLLEQAGKKILSVTAHPGVSNTDLARHMPQYQIALVQYTIGPLLCHAPDKAAMPTVMAALAPDAQGGEYFGPQGFLEMKGKPGRATQSDYAQNQAAAEKLWQVSEQLTECRFAIARDQEVTTP, via the coding sequence ATGGCGTTTGATTTGGAAAATATCCCTTCTCAGCAAGGCAAAGTTGCCATTGTGACTGGGGCCAACACGGGCTTGGGCTATGAAACGGTGAGTTATCTAGCTCGAAAGAAGTGCAAGGTGATTATGGCTTGCCGTAACGCTGATAAAGCTGCTCAAGCTAAAGCTGAAATCGAGGCTAAAGTGCCGGTCGCGGATTTAGAGATTCTCCTGATCGATTTATCTGATTTATCGTCTGTGAGAGCCTTTGCCCAAGCCTTTCGACAGCAATACGACAGACTCGACCTTCTCATTAACAATGCTGGCATTATGTGGCCACCCTATTCCCTGACGGTGGATGGGTTTGAGAGCCAGATGGGGACTAACTACTTGGGCCATTTTCTCCTGACCGCATTGCTGTTGGATCTGATGCCGAATACGCCAGACTCTCGTGTGGTGTCCCTGAGTAGTAATGCTCATCGGCTGGGATCCGGAGAAATCAATTTTGGCGATCTGCAATCGGAACAGAACTATTCCAAAACAGGGGCCTATTCCCAGAGCAAGTTGGCCTGTTTGATGTTTGGGAATGAATTACAACGGCTGTTAGAGCAAGCAGGCAAAAAAATCTTGTCTGTCACTGCTCATCCTGGCGTCTCCAACACGGACTTAGCCAGACATATGCCCCAGTATCAGATTGCACTGGTTCAATATACGATTGGTCCGCTGCTCTGTCATGCTCCAGATAAGGCTGCCATGCCGACGGTGATGGCTGCTCTGGCCCCAGATGCCCAAGGAGGAGAATATTTTGGTCCTCAAGGGTTTTTGGAAATGAAAGGGAAACCTGGACGAGCAACCCAGTCTGACTATGCTCAAAATCAAGCTGCTGCAGAAAAGCTCTGGCAGGTCTCCGAACAGTTAACGGAATGTAGGTTTGCAATTGCTAGAGATCAAGAGGTGACCACGCCATAG
- a CDS encoding NAD-dependent epimerase/dehydratase family protein produces the protein MSNPTYDTSAPVLVTGATGYVAGWLVKRLLEEGFTVHAAVRDPSNTEKLKYLNALAENTSGQLQYFQSDLLALGSYAEAMEGCTVVFHTASPFTIAVDDPQKDLIEPAQLGTRNVLEQANQTNSVQRVVVTSSCAAIYGDSADLEQVEGDLFTEADWNTTSSLTHQPYSYSKTLAEKEAWDIAQAQNRWDLVIINPSLVLGPGINPFATSESFALIKQLGDGTMKMGVPDYQIGVVDVRDVAEAHMAAGFTPSAQGRHITSGYNTNFPKLADILRAHFGDTYPFPNSILPKALVWLVGPLLDSSMTRKIIARNVGVPFGVDNSKSIRELGLTYRSLATSLSDMFQQLIDYGVVTS, from the coding sequence ATGTCCAACCCCACCTACGATACCTCAGCCCCCGTGCTCGTCACTGGAGCCACAGGTTACGTCGCCGGATGGCTCGTCAAGCGTTTACTCGAAGAAGGCTTTACCGTTCACGCCGCCGTTCGTGATCCTAGCAATACCGAAAAGCTTAAATATCTCAATGCTTTAGCGGAGAACACGTCAGGCCAACTCCAATATTTCCAGTCAGACTTATTAGCCCTCGGTTCCTACGCTGAAGCCATGGAGGGATGTACAGTCGTGTTTCATACCGCCTCTCCCTTCACCATTGCTGTCGATGACCCACAAAAAGATCTGATTGAACCCGCCCAGCTCGGCACCCGCAATGTTTTAGAGCAAGCGAACCAAACCAACTCCGTTCAACGAGTAGTGGTGACCAGCAGTTGTGCAGCTATTTATGGAGACAGCGCTGACCTAGAGCAAGTCGAGGGCGATCTATTTACCGAAGCAGACTGGAATACCACCTCTTCCCTTACCCACCAGCCCTATTCTTATTCCAAAACCTTAGCTGAGAAAGAAGCATGGGACATTGCCCAGGCTCAAAATCGCTGGGACTTAGTCATCATTAATCCGTCCCTCGTCTTGGGACCGGGGATAAACCCCTTTGCCACATCCGAGTCTTTTGCCCTGATCAAACAACTGGGAGACGGCACCATGAAAATGGGCGTACCAGACTATCAGATTGGCGTTGTGGATGTGCGGGATGTGGCAGAAGCTCATATGGCGGCAGGATTTACCCCTTCTGCCCAAGGTCGCCATATCACCTCTGGGTACAACACAAATTTTCCTAAGCTAGCCGACATCCTACGCGCCCACTTTGGCGATACCTATCCATTTCCCAACAGTATTCTGCCCAAAGCACTCGTTTGGCTGGTGGGGCCCTTGTTGGATAGCAGTATGACGCGGAAAATCATTGCTAGAAATGTCGGCGTCCCCTTTGGCGTAGACAACAGCAAGAGCATTCGCGAGTTAGGCCTCACCTATCGTTCCCTTGCTACTTCTCTCTCAGATATGTTTCAGCAATTGATTGACTATGGCGTGGTCACCTCTTGA
- a CDS encoding helix-turn-helix domain-containing protein, whose translation MTSPSTLNFQHICRHWRKFRKLSQLDLALAANVSQRHVSWLETGRSHPSREMIGRLSDAMNIPLRERNILLQAAGYAADYRETQLDAPIMAPVLDALNHILQHHAPLPAFIVDRYWNVKKANQAAELLLNIGGNPQALQETMGTDGGLNLALLTVHPEGLRQYITNWAQILPSIIRRLRSESLASGNRAIQDQFAQYIELAAPEGYSEPDSDSLLPVLPLELNIKGLELSLFSIIATFGTPQDITTDELRIETFYPTDTKTEQFFRNYNFENSV comes from the coding sequence ATGACCTCTCCCAGCACGCTAAACTTTCAACATATTTGCCGCCATTGGCGTAAGTTCAGAAAGCTATCGCAACTGGATTTAGCTTTGGCGGCTAATGTGTCGCAGCGCCATGTCAGTTGGCTAGAGACTGGGCGTAGTCATCCTAGCCGAGAAATGATTGGGCGTCTCTCTGATGCCATGAATATTCCCTTACGGGAAAGGAATATCTTGTTACAAGCTGCTGGCTATGCCGCAGACTATCGTGAAACGCAATTGGATGCGCCCATAATGGCCCCAGTGCTTGATGCGCTGAATCATATATTGCAACACCATGCCCCGTTGCCTGCCTTCATTGTGGATCGCTACTGGAATGTGAAAAAGGCCAATCAGGCAGCAGAACTATTGCTCAATATAGGGGGAAACCCCCAAGCGCTTCAGGAAACAATGGGGACGGATGGGGGACTTAATTTAGCCTTGCTGACCGTTCATCCCGAGGGGCTCAGGCAATATATTACCAATTGGGCGCAGATCTTACCGTCTATCATCCGTCGTCTTAGGAGTGAATCTCTGGCATCGGGCAATCGAGCCATTCAGGATCAATTCGCCCAATATATCGAATTAGCTGCCCCAGAAGGTTATAGCGAGCCAGATAGTGACAGTTTGCTGCCTGTTTTGCCCTTAGAACTGAATATTAAGGGTTTAGAACTGAGTCTATTCTCAATTATTGCCACCTTTGGTACGCCCCAGGACATCACGACGGATGAACTCCGGATTGAAACCTTCTATCCCACTGACACTAAAACCGAACAATTCTTTCGGAACTATAATTTTGAGAATTCCGTTTAA